Proteins encoded together in one Pseudomonas sp. Seg1 window:
- a CDS encoding fumarylacetoacetate hydrolase family protein yields MSYQHQYVDGTRIHFPIGKVVCIGRNYAEHAKELDNPVPTEPLLFIKPGSCVVELEGGFSIPTERGSVHYEAEIAVLIGKPLSTKPSREEVLDAISGFAPALDLTLRDKQAELKAKGLPWEIAKSFDGAAVLAPFVVGSTFADLTDIGIRLTINGEVRQDGNSSAMLNPIVPMIQHMAGCFSLQAGDVILTGTPVGVGPLNVGDDIVLELVGASSFNSSVR; encoded by the coding sequence ATGAGCTATCAGCACCAGTATGTCGACGGCACGCGCATCCACTTCCCGATCGGGAAAGTCGTGTGCATTGGCCGTAATTACGCCGAACACGCCAAGGAACTGGACAACCCGGTGCCTACCGAGCCGTTGCTGTTCATCAAGCCGGGCAGTTGCGTGGTCGAGCTGGAAGGCGGTTTCAGCATTCCGACCGAGCGCGGCTCGGTGCACTACGAAGCGGAAATCGCCGTGTTGATCGGCAAGCCGCTGTCGACCAAACCGAGCCGTGAAGAAGTGCTCGATGCGATCTCCGGTTTCGCCCCGGCGCTGGATCTGACTTTGCGCGACAAGCAGGCTGAATTGAAAGCCAAGGGCCTGCCGTGGGAAATCGCCAAGTCGTTCGACGGCGCGGCGGTGCTTGCCCCGTTCGTGGTCGGCAGCACCTTCGCCGACCTGACCGACATCGGCATCCGCCTGACCATCAACGGCGAAGTCCGTCAGGACGGCAACAGCAGCGCGATGCTCAACCCGATCGTGCCGATGATCCAGCACATGGCCGGCTGCTTCTCGCTGCAGGCCGGTGACGTGATCCTCACTGGCACGCCGGTGGGTGTTGGTCCGCTGAATGTCGGCGATGACATCGTTCTGGAACTGGTCGGTGCGAGCAGCTTCAACAGCAGCGTGCGCTAA